In Cellulomonas sp. JZ18, the DNA window GTCGTCGTCGACGACACCGCCGGCACGACGCGCGACCCGGTCGACGAGCTCGTCGCGCTCGGCGGCAAGCCGTGGGTGTTCGTCGACACCGCCGGCATCCGCCGCCGCGTGCACCAGACGTCCGGCGCGGACTTCTACGCGTCGCTGCGCACGCAGGCGGCGATCGAGAAGGCCGAGGTCGCGGTCGTGCTCGTCGACGCGTCGCAGCCGATGACCGAGCAGGACATCCGGATCGTCCAGCAGGTCATCGACGCGGGCCGCGCGCTCGTCGTCGCGTACAACAAGTGGGACCTCATGGACGAGGACCGCCGCCCGTACCTCGAGCGCGAGATCGAGCAGCAGCTCGTGCAGGTGCAGTGGGCGCCGCGCGTCAACGTCTCCGCCCGGACCGGCTGGCACACCGACCGGCTCGTGCCGGCGCTGGAGCGCTCGCTCGAGTCGTGGGACACACGCATCCCCACCGGCAAGCTCAACGCGTTCCTCGGCGAGCTCGTCGCGGCGCACCCGCACCCGCTGCGCGGCGGCAAGCAGCCGCGCATCCTGTTCGCGACGCAGGCGTCGACCCGCCCGCCCCGGTTCGTCATCTTCGCGACCGGCTTCCTCGAGCCGCCCTACCGCCGGTTCATCGAGCGCCGACTGCGCGAGACGTTCGGCTTCGAGGGCACACCGATCTCCCTCTCGGTGCGTGTGCGGGAGAAGCGGCGGCGGTGACCGGGGCGCGGGAGGGAGCAGCGGCGGCGCGCGAGGCGACCGTCCACCTGCTGCTGCGCGTCGGGCTGCCGCGCGACCCCCGCGCGACCCGGCACCTCGGCACGTTCCTGGCCGTCACGGCGGCGACCGTCCTCGTCACGCGCGCGCTGCTCGCGGCGTCCGGGTACCCGCAGCTCGGGGGCGAGGGCCTGCACATCGCGCACGTGCTGTGGGGCGGGCTGCTCATGGCGGTCGCGTTCCTGCTGCTGCTCTCGTTCCTCGGACCGGTGCTCCGGCCGATCGGGGCCGTGGTCGGGGGCATCGGGTTCGGGCTGTTCGTCGACGAGGTCGGCAAGTTCGTCACCGACGACAACGACTACTTCTACGAGCCGACCGCCGCGATCATCTACGCGACCGTCGTGGCCCTCGGTCTCGTGGTGGAGGCGCTGCACGGGCGACGTCCGCGCGACCCGCGTGAGGCGCTGGCCGGGGCGCTCGACGACGCCGTGGCCGGCGTGGTCGGCGGGTTCACGCCCGACGCGCGCAGCCGCGCGTGGCGGCGGCTCGAGGAGGCCGGCGAGGTGCCCGGGGCCGCCGAGACGGCGGCGCTGCTGCGCGCCGTCCGCGAGGACCACGAGGAGCTGCCCGACCCCGTCGCCGCCGTCGCCCGCGGGACCGTGCGCGTGCTGCACGTGCTCGTGCGGGCGCGGTTCGTGCCGTGGGTGGCCGTGGTGCTGCTCGTCGGGACGGCCGGTGTCACCGTCACGCGCGGGCTGCTGGGCTGGGGGGAGCTCGGTGGGCTGTGGTGGGTGGCGGCCGGCGTCGTGGTGAGCGGCGCTGTCGGCGTCGCGTTCGCCGTCGTCGGCCTGCTGCGGGTCGGTCGCGACGCCGTCGAGGGGTACCGGTGGTTCCGGCGGTCGGTGCTGGTCAGCCTGCTCGTCACGCAGTTCTTCCTGTTCCGCCTGTCGGAGTGGGACGCGAGCTGGGGACTGCTCGTCGACCTGCTGCTGCTCGGCGTCGTGAGCGCGGAGCTGGCGGTCCTGCGCCGTGCGGCCGAGGAGCGGGGTGCGGCGACGGAGACGGGTGCCCGGACCGACGCGCTCGCGGCGGAGGCTCCCGCCGGCGGCGTGACGGGCGTCGCCGACACGGCCGCGACGACGGACGCGAAGGGCACCCGACAGGTGCGGTAGAGTTCTGGACGGCCCTCACGGGGGCCATCGGGCTGTGGCGCAGCTTGGTAGCGCACTTGACTGGGGGTCAAGGGGTCGCAGGTTCAAATCCTGTCAGCCCGACGTATCAGGCCTGGTGAGACGCGAGTCTCACCAGGCCTGAGGAGTCTCTGGACATGCTCGACCCCACGAGAACCCCGCGTTTTCGCGGCTCGACCCGGGGCATGCGGCGGTCGGTGCCGACGCTGGCCCACAGGGTTGTGCGCCGAGTCGTCTCGTCACCGCCTCGCTCGCACACCAGCCGGCATGGGCACCCATCCGCGCCGAGCCACCGAGCTGCAGCTCTCCGGCGCTGGTTCCGCCGGCCTCGAACCGCTCCTGACCACCGAGCCGTCGGCCGAGTACGTCGGCGTCCCTGTCGTCGTGAAGGAGCGCACCGAGCTGGTTCGCGGCTCGGAACGTCGGGGAGGCGTCCGTGGCACGGAGGAGACCGAGGACGTCCACCTGGAGGTTCTGCCGGGCGCCGGGCGGGCTCGGAGCGCAGGTCCCTATCCTGCGACCATGGCACTGCGCGCGCTGTTCATCGGCGGGACCGGCATCATCAGCACGGAGGCGGCCCGGCGGGCGGTCGCGGAGGGCGTCGAGCTCACCCTGCTCAACCGCGGGCGGTCGACGACGCGTCCGGTGCCCGACGGGGCCCGCGTGCTCCACGCCGACGTCCGCGACCCGGAGTCCGTCCGCGCCGCGCTGGGTGACCTCGAGTTCGACGCCGTCGTGGAGTTCACGGCGTTCACGCCCGAGCACGTGCAGGCCGACCTCGACGTGTTCGCCGGGCGCACCGGGCAGTACGTGTTCATCAGCTCCGCCTCGGCCTACCAGACGCCGCCCACCCACTTGCCCGTCGTCGAGTCGACGCCGCTGCGCAACCCGTTCTGGGAGTACTCCCGGAACAAGATCGCGTGCGAGGACCTCCTCGTCCGCGCGTACCGCGACACCGGCCTCCCGATGACGATCGTGCGCCCGTCGCACACCTACGACGCCACGCTCGTGCCGATGGACGGCGGCTGGACGGTCGTCGACCGGATGCGCCGCGGCCTGGAGGTCGTCGTCCCCGGCGACGGGACCTCGCGCTGGACCATCACGCACAGCGCCGACGTCGCGGTCGGGCTCGTCGGGCTCCTGGGCCGCGAGGAGGCGATCGGCGAGGCGTTCCACATCACCGGCGACGAGGCGCCGACGTGGGACCAGATCTACCTCGCGATGGCCCGCGCCGCCGGCGTCGACGAGCCGCGGCTCGTCCACGTCGCGTCCGAGGCGATCGCCGCCGCCGACCCGGAGCTCGGCGCCGGGATCCTCGGCGACAAGGCGCACACGATGATCTTCGACAACACGAAGATCCGGCGGCTGGTCCCGCAGTTCTCGCCCCGCATCCCGTTCGCGCAGGGCGCTCGCGAGATCGTCGCCTGGCACGAGGCGGACCCCTCGCGCCGGGTGGTCGACCCGCAGTTCGAGGCGCTCACGGAGCGCCTGCTGGAGGCCTACCGGCCCCGGCCCTTGTGACGGCTCGAGTCCCCGGCCGCCTCATCGGCGCGGCGAGCCCTGCCGTCCATACGACGCTCACCCGCCGCCGGCAGGGACAGCCGTGATGTGATGTGGCGATGAACCTGTCTCTCCACGCAACCAGGAGGCCGCCGCACCCGGGAGCGCCCGCGCAGGCCCTCGAGGCGCTGGTGCCGACGTCGCACTGGGGGTTCGGCGCATGAGCCGCGTCGTCGTGACCGGCGGGAGCGGCAAGCTCGGTCGCGCGGTCGTCGAGCACCTGGCGACGCACGGGTACGAGGTGGTCAACGTCGACACGGCGCCCCCGCCGGCGGGCCAGCCGGCGCTCTTCACCCGGGTCGATCTCACCGATCTCGGCGAGGTGACCGAGGCGCTCACGGGGATCGACGACCGGTACGACGGTGTCGACGCGGTGGTGCACCTCGCGGCCATCCCCGCGCCGGGTCTGCGCCCGAGCGGTGCGACGTTCGCGAACAACGTCGTCGCCACCCACCACGTGTTCAGCGCCGCACGCCGCGCCGGCATCAAGAACGTCGTCTGGGCGTCGAGCGAGACCGTCCTCGGGCTGCCCTTCGAGACGCCTCCGCCGTACGTCCCGGTCGACGAGGAGTACGCCGTCCGCCCGGAGAGCACCTACTCGCTCGGCAAGGCGGTCGAGGAGGAGATGGCCCGGCACTTCACGCGCTGGGACCCGGAGCTCAAGCTCATCGGCCTGCGCTTCTCCAACGTCATGGAGGTCGGCGACTACGCCGCGTTCCCGGGCTTCGCGGCCGATCCGCGCAGCCGGATCTGGAACCTGTGGGGCTACATCGACGCGCGCGACGGGGCACTCGCGGTCCGGCTCGCTCTCGAGAGCGACCTGCGCGGGTTCGAGGCCTTCATCATCGCCTCGCCCGACACGGTGCTGGACCGCCCGTCGGCGGACCTCGTCGCCGAGTACTTCCCGGACGTCCCCGTGACGCGCCCGATCGAGGGCCGCGAGACACTCCTCTCCATCGACAAGGCACGTCGCCTGCTGGGGTACGAACCGCAGCACACGTGGCGCGACGAGGTCTGAGGTCCTGCGCCCCGGGGGTGGGGCCGTCCATCGCGTCCTTCGTGTGCCCGGTGCTGCCGACGTCCATGCAGGGCGTGACCGCTGGGCACCGTGGACGACCGCCCGGTGACAGCGGGCGATGTCGCGCGCCTGGGGAGCCCCGCTGCGGTAGCGACGACGTCGACCTCCACGCGCGCACGGGTCCCGGACGGTGCCGCTCGAAGGCTGGGCCGGCGAGCTGGGACGCGTCCGTGCGCCGGCGGTCGATGGTCGGGAAGATCCGGCGACGCTGAGCCGTGGGTGCCCGCGGAGGGAAGCCGCCCGTCCGACGGGTGCAACGGGCACGGCGCGCGAGGCAGACCTGGGCTCGACGGTGGCACGCTGACCACCATGGACGACGCCTCGGACAGCCGTGCCGAGGTCAGCTGGGGGGACCTGATCGGCGAGATCGGCCTCGCGCGGGTGCGCCTCGACGTCGAGGTGCCGGAGATCTACCCGCTCACGATCGCGCGCGTGGGGGCGGACCACGGGCAGCTCGCTGCGGCGGAGGAGCGTCTGGGGCACGAGCTGGACCCCCTTCATCGTGCGCTGCTGGCGCACGCGAACGGCTGGGAGGAGTTCTTCGTCCACACCGACCTCCTGTCGACCGACCAGCTCGGCGCGCCCGGGGTGTGGTCCCGTGCCCGTGACCTGCTGGCGTACGTCGAGGAGGACTGGCCCCCGGGTACGTGCCGCCGCTCGACGACCTCGACGTCCTCGGGGCGAGCACGAGCAGCGGCGA includes these proteins:
- a CDS encoding NAD-dependent epimerase/dehydratase family protein; the encoded protein is MALRALFIGGTGIISTEAARRAVAEGVELTLLNRGRSTTRPVPDGARVLHADVRDPESVRAALGDLEFDAVVEFTAFTPEHVQADLDVFAGRTGQYVFISSASAYQTPPTHLPVVESTPLRNPFWEYSRNKIACEDLLVRAYRDTGLPMTIVRPSHTYDATLVPMDGGWTVVDRMRRGLEVVVPGDGTSRWTITHSADVAVGLVGLLGREEAIGEAFHITGDEAPTWDQIYLAMARAAGVDEPRLVHVASEAIAAADPELGAGILGDKAHTMIFDNTKIRRLVPQFSPRIPFAQGAREIVAWHEADPSRRVVDPQFEALTERLLEAYRPRPL
- a CDS encoding NAD(P)-dependent oxidoreductase, with amino-acid sequence MSRVVVTGGSGKLGRAVVEHLATHGYEVVNVDTAPPPAGQPALFTRVDLTDLGEVTEALTGIDDRYDGVDAVVHLAAIPAPGLRPSGATFANNVVATHHVFSAARRAGIKNVVWASSETVLGLPFETPPPYVPVDEEYAVRPESTYSLGKAVEEEMARHFTRWDPELKLIGLRFSNVMEVGDYAAFPGFAADPRSRIWNLWGYIDARDGALAVRLALESDLRGFEAFIIASPDTVLDRPSADLVAEYFPDVPVTRPIEGRETLLSIDKARRLLGYEPQHTWRDEV